A genomic window from Prunus persica cultivar Lovell chromosome G2, Prunus_persica_NCBIv2, whole genome shotgun sequence includes:
- the LOC109947323 gene encoding uncharacterized protein LOC109947323 yields MAGIIRGSTKVAVDIDEAEMQKRLRESRAKKAEKIAGKRPRDDDEGRVADVLGKRKALEEAHQHVMGSGPRLPPFDLQAPPKLPFGMEDVFAEGVEKVDFGRLRQQKKEVNLAMHRQEVPLVKVFLEGVKSDPEALARTPAASFIDRAQKTILTSAYAFGEMYVSMAKADKEIQRLKRRDELAKSKMAEAQEAIREKNTLLVQKAALAKEVEELKRSRAEEVAAARAEAIESFRSSEELKSYIMDRLVDEQLRWEDRLVRFNPSLEINFDTSGEPPAQTPPADASAPTREAEPATEDAPSTES; encoded by the exons A tGGCTGGCATCATAAGGGGGAGCACGAAGGTGGCCGTAGACATTGATGAGGCCGAGATGCAGAAGCGGCTGAGGGAGTCTCGGGCCAAGAAAGCTGAGAAAATTGCTGGGAAACGACCcagggatgatgatgagggtcGGGTCGCGGACGTGCTGGGGAAGAGGAAGGCTTTGGAGGAGGCTCATCAGCATGTGATGGGGTCAGGGCCGAGGCTTCCGCCCTTTGATCTGCAGGCACCGCCGAAGCTACCCTTCGGCATGGAGGATGTGTTCGCTGAAGGGGTAGAGAAGGTAGACTTCGGCAGGCTACGCCAGCAGAAGAAGGAGGTCAACCTGGCTATGCACCGGCAGGAGGTGCCCTTAGTGAAAGTCTTCCTGGAAGGCGTGAAGAGCGACCCTGAGGCTCTGGCGAGGACTCCAGCTGCTTCCTTCATTGACCGGGCCCAAAAGACGATCCTCACCTCTGCCTAT GCCTTTGGCGAGATGTACGTCAGCATGGCCAAGGCTGACAAGGAGATCCAGAGGCTGAAGAGGCGGGATGAGCTAGCCAAGAGCAAAATGGCAGAGGCGCAGGAGGCCATCCGAGAGAAGAACACCTTGCTGGTTCAGAAGGCGGCCCTGGccaaggaggtggaggagctgAAGAGATCTAGGGCCGAGGAGGTGGCTGCTGCCCGAGCCGAGGCGATTGAGTCCTTCCGATCCTCAGAGGAGCTGAAGAGCTATATCATGGACCGACTGGTTGATGAGCAGCTTCGCTGGGAAGATAGGTTGGTTAGGTTCAACCCCTCACTGGAGATTAACTTTGACACCAGTGGCGAGCCTCCTGCACAGACCCCTCCTGCTGATGCTAGCGCCCCGACACGAGAGGCTGAGCCAGCCACTGAGGATGCTCCTTCGACCGAGTCCTGA